From the genome of Vitis riparia cultivar Riparia Gloire de Montpellier isolate 1030 chromosome 2, EGFV_Vit.rip_1.0, whole genome shotgun sequence, one region includes:
- the LOC117926519 gene encoding NAC domain-containing protein 71-like isoform X2, with protein sequence MEWFFFCPRDRKYPNGSRTNRATRAGYWKATGKDRKVVACQSTVTGYRKTLVFYRGRAPLGDRTDWVMHEYRLCDDPSQGSGFQGAFALCRVVKKNDPSQKSSDFHGEAKGKQVGSSSSNGDFTSAAISNEILSISDNIPSQASHAYNESNYSSPMASPYEAAQPVDFELSSRGTNPTDFWVSPDLILDSSKDYQQGQETVSEFVPQYDFANSMSSWNPYSEISPCSSYSNFPGEVEFADDFSRIGCMSPYSGDPNYMGFYGNEDVPYEGFENQVPICRQESGDESFGECSGLWLQEDNLVIVM encoded by the exons ATGGAATGGTTCTTCTTCTGTCCTCGAGATCGGAAGTATCCTAATGGCTCAAGAACAAACAGAGCTACTAGAGCTGGCTACTGGAAAGCCACTGGGAAAGACAGGAAAGTTGTAGCTTGTCAATCCACTGTGACTGGGTACCGTAAGACCTTGGTTTTCTACCGAGGACGGGCACCTTTAGGGGACCGAACGGACTGGGTCATGCACGAGTATCGCCTCTGCGATGATCCTTCTCAAGGATCAGGTTTTCAG GGGGCTTTTGCTTTGTGTCGTGTTGTTAAGAAGAATGATCCGTCACAAAAGTCAAGTGATTTCCATGGAGAAGCGAAAGGAAAGCAGGTGGGAAGCAGTTCAAGCAATGGTGATTTCACCTCCGCAGCAATCTCGAATGAGATCTTGAGCATCTCAGACAACATTCCATCTCAAGCTAGTCATGCATACAATGAGAGTAATTATTCGAGTCCTATGGCTTCCCCTTATGAAGCCGCACAGCCTGTGGATTTTGAGCTTTCTTCAAGGGGGACCAATCCTACAGACTTCTGGGTCTCACCTGATCTAATTCTAGATTCTTCAAAG GACTATCAGCAAGGACAAGAGACTGTATCTGAATTTGTTCCACAGTATGATTTTGCAAACTCAATGAGTTCATGGAATCCATACAGTGAAATCTCACCCTGTTCATCATACTCAAATTTTCCTGGGGAAGTTGAATTTGCCGATGACTTCAGTCGCATTGGCTGCATGTCGCCTTACTCAGGGGATCCCAATTACATGGGATTTTATGGAAATGAAGATGTACCTTATGAAG GGTTTGAAAATCAAGTTCCAATTTGCAGACAAGAGAGTGGAGATGAGAGTTTTGGGGAGTGTAGCGGTCTATGGTTGCAGGAAGACAACTTGGTGATTGTAATGTAA
- the LOC117926519 gene encoding NAC domain-containing protein 71-like isoform X1, which translates to MGGASLPPGFRFHPTDEELVGYYLKRKVEGQKFELEVIPVIDLYKFDPWELPDKSFLPKRDMEWFFFCPRDRKYPNGSRTNRATRAGYWKATGKDRKVVACQSTVTGYRKTLVFYRGRAPLGDRTDWVMHEYRLCDDPSQGSGFQGAFALCRVVKKNDPSQKSSDFHGEAKGKQVGSSSSNGDFTSAAISNEILSISDNIPSQASHAYNESNYSSPMASPYEAAQPVDFELSSRGTNPTDFWVSPDLILDSSKDYQQGQETVSEFVPQYDFANSMSSWNPYSEISPCSSYSNFPGEVEFADDFSRIGCMSPYSGDPNYMGFYGNEDVPYEGFENQVPICRQESGDESFGECSGLWLQEDNLVIVM; encoded by the exons ATGGGAGGCGCGTCTCTGCCCCCGGGGTTTCGTTTCCACCCCACAGACGAAGAATTGGTCGGATATTACctgaaaagaaaagtagaaggcCAGAAATTTGAGCTTGAAGTGATTCCGGTGATCGATTTATACAAGTTTGATCCATGGGAGTTGCCTG ATAAGTCGTTCCTTCCGAAACGGGACATGGAATGGTTCTTCTTCTGTCCTCGAGATCGGAAGTATCCTAATGGCTCAAGAACAAACAGAGCTACTAGAGCTGGCTACTGGAAAGCCACTGGGAAAGACAGGAAAGTTGTAGCTTGTCAATCCACTGTGACTGGGTACCGTAAGACCTTGGTTTTCTACCGAGGACGGGCACCTTTAGGGGACCGAACGGACTGGGTCATGCACGAGTATCGCCTCTGCGATGATCCTTCTCAAGGATCAGGTTTTCAG GGGGCTTTTGCTTTGTGTCGTGTTGTTAAGAAGAATGATCCGTCACAAAAGTCAAGTGATTTCCATGGAGAAGCGAAAGGAAAGCAGGTGGGAAGCAGTTCAAGCAATGGTGATTTCACCTCCGCAGCAATCTCGAATGAGATCTTGAGCATCTCAGACAACATTCCATCTCAAGCTAGTCATGCATACAATGAGAGTAATTATTCGAGTCCTATGGCTTCCCCTTATGAAGCCGCACAGCCTGTGGATTTTGAGCTTTCTTCAAGGGGGACCAATCCTACAGACTTCTGGGTCTCACCTGATCTAATTCTAGATTCTTCAAAG GACTATCAGCAAGGACAAGAGACTGTATCTGAATTTGTTCCACAGTATGATTTTGCAAACTCAATGAGTTCATGGAATCCATACAGTGAAATCTCACCCTGTTCATCATACTCAAATTTTCCTGGGGAAGTTGAATTTGCCGATGACTTCAGTCGCATTGGCTGCATGTCGCCTTACTCAGGGGATCCCAATTACATGGGATTTTATGGAAATGAAGATGTACCTTATGAAG GGTTTGAAAATCAAGTTCCAATTTGCAGACAAGAGAGTGGAGATGAGAGTTTTGGGGAGTGTAGCGGTCTATGGTTGCAGGAAGACAACTTGGTGATTGTAATGTAA